One window from the genome of Pyrus communis chromosome 16, drPyrComm1.1, whole genome shotgun sequence encodes:
- the LOC137719886 gene encoding uncharacterized protein — protein sequence MYNLKLDKFEGHEGFEGAERWLEHIEKTFRVLHNQGNLPVEKWVETTSWFLGKDSASWWEQEVCRLSLEEMIDWEVFRELFRRMFVPSAYIDRKKQEFTELRQRKLTANEYYRRFTDLSRYHPDVAANPAEMLRRFRLGTKKKWRFMATTTPCDTYQEFYEILLRIEDFENMPSESEEEEKDSNQRKDDKGKGQASLGPHKT from the coding sequence atgtacaatctgaagttggataaattTGAGGGCCACGAGGGTTTTGAGGGAGCGGAACGGTGGCTAGAACATATTGAGAAGACCTTTCGTGTTCTGCATAATCAGGGAAATCTTCCTGTTGAGAAGTGGGTTGAGACGACATCTTGGTTTCTGGGTAAGGATTCGGCATCCTGGTGGGAACAGGAGGTTTGTCGTTTGTCCCTAGAGGAGATGATTGATTGGGAGGTATTCAGAGAGCTGTTTAGGAGAATGTTTGTGCCTTCTGCGTATATTGACCGCAAAAAGCAAGAATTTACTGAGTTGAGGCAACGGAAGTTGACGGCGAACGAGTATTATCGGAGGTttactgatttgtctcgttatcATCCGGATGTTGCTGCCAATCCGgcagagatgcttcgtcgtttccgtttGGGTACTAAGAAGAAATGGCGTTTtatggcgaccactacccctTGTGACACTTaccaggagttttatgagattttgttgaggattgaggatttcGAGAATATGCCCAGCgagagtgaggaagaagaaaaagatagcAACCAGAGGAAAGATGACAAGGGTAAAGGTCAGGCGTCTCTCGGACCTCACAAGACCTAG